From Mycolicibacterium nivoides, a single genomic window includes:
- a CDS encoding response regulator gives MTPTNAIKTRVLVIDDEPQILRALRINLSVRGYEVDTATNGGQGLRAAADHRPDVIVLDLGLPDMSGIEVLAGLRGWLSAPVIVLSARTDSSDKVEALDAGADDYVTKPFGMDEFLARLRAAVRRGAAASETDEPVIETSSFTVDLAAKKVTKNNHEVHLTPTEWGMLEMLVRNRGKLVGREELLREVWGPAYAKETHYLRVYLAQLRRKLEDDPSRPVHLLTEAGMGYRFQE, from the coding sequence ATGACACCTACCAACGCCATCAAAACCCGGGTCCTTGTGATCGACGACGAACCGCAGATCCTTCGCGCGCTGCGGATCAACCTGTCCGTGCGCGGCTACGAGGTCGACACCGCCACCAACGGCGGCCAGGGACTGCGGGCCGCCGCCGATCACCGCCCCGACGTGATCGTGCTCGACCTCGGCCTGCCCGACATGTCCGGCATCGAGGTGCTCGCCGGACTTCGCGGTTGGCTGTCGGCGCCGGTGATCGTGCTCTCGGCCCGCACCGACTCGTCCGACAAGGTCGAGGCGCTCGACGCGGGGGCCGATGACTACGTCACCAAACCCTTTGGCATGGACGAGTTCCTGGCCCGGCTGCGCGCTGCGGTGCGCCGCGGTGCGGCGGCTTCCGAAACGGACGAGCCCGTCATCGAGACCTCGTCGTTCACCGTCGACCTCGCCGCCAAGAAGGTGACCAAGAACAACCACGAGGTGCACCTGACCCCCACCGAGTGGGGCATGCTGGAGATGCTGGTGCGCAACCGCGGCAAGCTGGTGGGCCGCGAAGAGCTGCTGCGCGAGGTGTGGGGACCGGCCTACGCGAAGGAAACCCATTATCTGCGGGTCTATCTGGCGCAGCTGCGTCGCAAGCTCGAGGACGACCCGTCACGCCCGGTCCACCTGCTGACCGAGGCGGGGATGGGGTACCGCTTCCAGGAGTAA
- a CDS encoding SRPBCC family protein, with translation MNSTSVAVDSSLTVKRDTTATRKQVWDVIADGWTYSQWVVGNTRMRAVDPNWPAPGSVIHHTIGIWPMALNDETVVESCTPGEELVLLAKARPFGLARIALRLSDTSSGSRIEMAEVPVGGPLNWVPRRLALAVAYPRNRECTERLVALAERRTEPQ, from the coding sequence ATGAACTCAACCTCGGTTGCAGTGGACAGTTCCCTCACCGTCAAGCGCGATACGACTGCGACCCGCAAGCAGGTGTGGGACGTCATCGCCGACGGGTGGACGTACTCGCAGTGGGTGGTGGGCAATACCCGGATGCGTGCGGTCGATCCGAATTGGCCGGCCCCCGGCAGTGTGATTCACCACACAATCGGCATCTGGCCGATGGCGCTCAACGATGAGACCGTCGTCGAGTCCTGCACGCCGGGTGAGGAACTGGTGTTGCTGGCCAAGGCCAGACCCTTCGGACTGGCACGAATTGCTTTGCGGCTCAGTGACACCTCTTCGGGATCGCGCATCGAGATGGCGGAGGTTCCGGTAGGCGGTCCGCTGAACTGGGTGCCGCGCCGGCTGGCGTTGGCGGTCGCCTATCCCCGCAATCGCGAATGCACCGAACGATTGGTGGCGTTGGCCGAACGCCGCACCGAGCCGCAATGA